The Zerene cesonia ecotype Mississippi chromosome 11, Zerene_cesonia_1.1, whole genome shotgun sequence sequence AGCATATAACGTTCGGTTCACAGTAGTCTCTTGTGtactttttaatactaaataatctATGATTTGTAAAATGAACGTGAATGGATGgaaagcattataatattatctatgttattaaaataagttgaaTCGAAAATgggataaaatatatgattaataaGCGATTCAACTAGAAAACTTCTGCAAAATAGTTCATGgtctatttacatatttatattcgcCATTTGCCTCATAAATTGGCGTATACCGCAACTCCAAAATTCGTGAGTTGTACAATAAGTACCATAGGTTTTTCACATAAAACGACCTTTACAGAAGTAAAGTATACCTATCgattaagttaatttttatttgaagattAGAACTTCGATTAGAAatagttgttattaattattaatgttcaaataaaatgaacaaatcTGACAATAATCATATTGTTTTACAGGTACCTGCTACCTATGTACTTACGTAGGTacacaaatgttttattttaattatttatctatgtacTCTTAGTATAggtaaaaaatcataacagcTGATCGTAAATTTCAAACTCCCTCCCCATTGGGCGTCTCAGATGTCAAATGACAGATCGTCCTCAGCCCCGGTATAGTTCGTGTGTATTCCATGCACATTTAAGGTCTACATTGTtcaaattgtgtatttattttaaactgaaatatatatacatattttcgtGATCTTTACGTTATACTAGTTACAGAACTATCAGAATGGATGAAGAGTTAGGAGAATTGACAGAAAATGACTTCATCATTCCACCTGTAAAGTATGAATGTAAGTTTATTTACATCCAACAATAATCTTTTACACATTCGATGaacgataaatatatatttaataatcctTTCGTAATTTCATATAAGAAACAGTCTTAAAATCTAATTCATTgtggaattatatatattatgtacattacattcttttattactttataaaaaattaatttactatcaTTATTCCTCCATTCGATTGAATTACGTAATGTTTCACCATCAATtcataaatctaaatttataacgATCATAAGTATGCACAGATCTATACTACCAAATATAAACCtttaaacacttattttttCAGATTTAGATCACACAGCTGATGTCCagtaagttaaatttaatttcatattctttttaataataaattaatttgttttgtcatatgaataaggaaaaatataGCCTTTAACttcaacaaaaacatattgtagatagttatttttattttgaatgggACCCTATCACTTGGAGTTTGCTACCGTCTGTCCGTTTCTGTCTGTATATCTGATCATCTATCTGACTTCCACCAAGTTGTATATCGTGAAACATGATTCTTAGAAAGTTGAAATTTTTGAAGATTGTGTATTTCCATAAAAGTGTGTGCCTGTGAGTTGTGTGCCTCTATAAAAGCAACTAATAGAAAAATGAGGTTAAGCAATGGTTGGCACaatcataaattttgtaagaatgttTAGACATTTGTTACTCTGTTATGTGAAAACCactgaacagatttaattaaagataagCTATAGGATTCTTACAGACAAAATTCCTCCGATTGACAACAACCAATCagggatttttaaattatctacactttcaaataaatttatggtaaaattggtattaaaaatttctttacaCTTTAAATTTTCTCTTATATTTAGCTACCATTACGATAGTATGTTTACTATAAAGttcaaatttttctttataatttcagaTTACATGCATGGGGTGATAGTTTAAAAGAGGCATTCGAGCAATGCGGTATGGCAATGTTTGGATACATGACAGACCTGAATTATGTACAGATTAAACAAGTGCACACAATAGAGGCATCAGCAGACGATATGATGGGGCTGCTGTATCACTTTCTTGATGAGTTATTATTCTTGTTTTCTGCTGAACCATACCTAATATGTAAGAAAGTAATGATTACTGAATTTAATACAGAAGAGTTTAGAATAGTTTGTAAGTGTTATGGTGAGGAGTTTGAGATTGGTAAACACCCACAAGGGTCAGAGGTCAAGGCTATCACATATTCAGCAATGCAAATTATTGAAGAACCTAAAGATAATAAGTTTGaagtgtttgttattattgatatataatatatatttttatattttatagtaaattgattttattttctccccacttcattaaaaaaaaactttgtaattagagaaggattaaaattttaccacATAATGACaagatcattttaaaatatgtagtttactaattttaactttttcttagaaccttcatataaataatatgaatggaATTTACTTACTGAAGGTTTCGTCAttcttttaattcttatatatgTCGGTTTACTCACATGTGCCGTTTGGTGTAGTGGtgatatgtatgtttttttttatgtcgtagcgggcaactgagttggtggtttgcctg is a genomic window containing:
- the LOC119830055 gene encoding protein archease-like isoform X1 codes for the protein MTDRPQPRYSSCVFHAHLRTIRMDEELGELTENDFIIPPVKYEYLDHTADVQLHAWGDSLKEAFEQCGMAMFGYMTDLNYVQIKQVHTIEASADDMMGLLYHFLDELLFLFSAEPYLICKKVMITEFNTEEFRIVCKCYGEEFEIGKHPQGSEVKAITYSAMQIIEEPKDNKFEVFVIIDI
- the LOC119830055 gene encoding protein archease-like isoform X2; the protein is MDEELGELTENDFIIPPVKYEYLDHTADVQLHAWGDSLKEAFEQCGMAMFGYMTDLNYVQIKQVHTIEASADDMMGLLYHFLDELLFLFSAEPYLICKKVMITEFNTEEFRIVCKCYGEEFEIGKHPQGSEVKAITYSAMQIIEEPKDNKFEVFVIIDI